In the genome of Erpetoichthys calabaricus chromosome 13, fErpCal1.3, whole genome shotgun sequence, the window AGATGACATGTTGAATAATCAAATCATTTATATGGCATTTAATATGGGCAAAACTACCGTTGATTTTGTTGTTGCCTTTATTGAACTCCTATCCATGTTAAAAGTTTTGCAGCTCCATAATTTCTACACATTAAGTTGCTTAACTGTAATATAATGTGCATCCAAATTTAATGAAAATCCACTCAGCTGTTTTGGagtaatgtatgttttttgtGGTGTTGACTATCTCATTGTGCATCCCCAATGAAATTCAATGAAACTAGAAGCCAGTATTTTTAACTGCTTGAACAATATTGTATGGTAAATGCAAAATTTTGTAACGGCAGACTTAGCCATTTTTAAGTGAAATGCCATTTTTGTGTAAGTCCCCCATTATGCCACAACCACCCATCATCGTTGCCATTTTACCACTGATGTGGAATGTAGTCTTCACTATAAATAGGGCCAAAtctaaacaatatgccaaattcaTTAATTCATCTGCATTTTGGCGTGATGACACAGTTTTGGTTTTGCTGCCCCACTACAACCCCATCTCTCGACTGAATTCTTGAAAGACCTTAAACTCTAGAGTTTAAGTAGCACCAGCAGTAATATGCGCACAAATTTTCATGCACTTCAACTCAGCGTTCTGTAGTAATGATTTTTTTATCCCCCAAATAATAACAACCACCCTTCCTAAAAAAAGTTTTGACATGCCATGTAGCCTGGATTTTACATTGGACCAATGGTGACCTacacaaaatttcatgaaaattggtTTAATCATTTTTGTGTGATCTAGATTATATATGCTCTAAACAATAATGACTGAACTTATAGGCAAAGGCCTTGCCACTAAAAATATCCagtcattacctgcattgtaccATGTATAACAACCTTTCAAAATATgacatattgttttatttcagtaaaCATTACAGTTTGATGTACAGTAAGTAATTTGTAATGTTTAGTTATGTTGAATATCAGACAAAGATTCAGgtgcaaaaagaagaaagaagaagacctTCATCTAGAACTTCATTTATCCCTGAATATGAAGAgattgcaaatttataaaaattaaaaaatgtgaacagTACAAATCAAAATAGCAATAAACATATCAATAAAGATAAGGAAGATGTGCTTTTAATGTGTTTATATTGATAAGAGATGTCTAACTAAATGATCATTTTCATATCCGTAATTGCATAAAGGGTGGCATGATGAGACACTGGTTAGTGCTACTGTTTCCCAGTTCACAggaaacaggtttaattctgtgTTCATTTGTCTGTGAGTACATTAGTTTACATATTCAAATTATGTCTGTTGGTCTTGTCAGGGTGTGTATCTTTCCTATTTTATCTTAAAGATATGCATGTAATGCAGTTttgaatatatgtgtgtgagcCTGTCAAGTTACAAACTGGCACTTCATTCAGAGTTACCTTTTACCGTGTGCGAGGGTTCAATCTTTCTCCCAATCTAAAATGGCATTAGCAAGGTTAAACAATCAGTGGCTGTATAGGGGGCAATGGAATGAAGCAAATGGAAATAACGCTATTCTAATGAAATATTCAGTTTTATGAATTTAGTTAATTATACATATAACCAAAAGTGAAAAGACATATTTATGTGGCTCTGCTCTCTGAGCCTAAACAACCTATTTACATGTTATATATGCTTCACTCATATACATTTGAATGCAACATTAAAATAGGCAAATCCACAGGATGAATGTCTCAAtgctgtttctatttttttccacTAAAACTATGCTGTTGGTGGTCTCACTGCATCATGCTACTGTGTCCATTTCATTATATATCCCTGCAGGCTTTCTTCTACAGATGAAAACAAtgagagtgaagaaaaaaaagaacaagtttATGGATGAAGAAAATAAGCCAAAGAATCATTTTATATGGCCAAATCAACTGCATTTAAACAGTAATGTGGTCAGTGAAGCATTTCAATCCACAGTATTATTTTTCATCCAGTGAAGTAATAAAGAGGGATACTAATATGTTAAACCTTTGTCAGCCTCcaaggctatctatctatctatctatctatctatctatctatctatctatctatctatctatctatctatctatctatctatctatctatctatctatctatctatctatctatctatctatctatctatctatctatctatctatctatctatctatctatctatctcttttggCCTGTCTTCCTCTTTCCAGTCAAGTGTTCATCCTTCAAAATCTGAAATTATCTAGAGACTGGAAAGAGGttttaatccactgtaatcaCAGACCCCAGTTCTCAATTAAAGTTCCAGTCATCCTTAGGTTGCCTCCATAATAAAGTCACCATTGTCAAGTATCGTTCTTCCACTGTGCTACCACTCCATGAGTACCTTTCTTCCAAGGATTCTAATAAAATTAGGGGGTGCAGCTTCCCCCAGTGCAAAAAATTATAGTTACTTTGTTTGAACAGAAATTAAGAATTGACATGCAGCATCCACTAGTGGCAACAACCCAGTCTTATTGGGATGCCCACAAAAGTGACTGTTGCCAGTATACAGTCTGTCTGTGTACACTACTCCCTGTCTCCAGTCCTATACTGCACTGAACTGTCTGCAGCCCTGGTCCTGAATTGACCAACCTCCATTGAGTCCCCCAGGTTAACTTGTCCTCTGTTGGttcactttgcatctcattattgttaggCTCCTggtttaagaaaaatgaaaatgttaggggttattatttaaaaaaagtaaatcagttaaaattaagacaaaacaaGCATGTTCCATTAGCAATAGTAAAATGGttaattgttatgaaaactgCTGTAGTGAACACCTGAAGCCATTGTAGGCCTCCGTAATCTGATTTTGTCTCCTCTGGCAATGAAAAGTGCCCATTGGAAAGACCCAAATTAGTTCTCTGGTGGTGAAGAAGCTAAAACCTGTACCATCTTGATATAGCGTGACTCATCTATTCACTCTTCATTGCATCTGAATCCTTACTTTTAGGTCAGGGAAGGGGTATTTCTGCTGTTCTTGAATTGCTCCACAGGACAACACCTGGGCATCACTGGAGAAACCCACAAACGGAAAGCAAGCAGCTGGGTGTCATAAATTGAAGTCTATACTGCTAGATGAAAGATTTAAGAATTCTTTATGCTCATGCGTCTAAGAAGTACGCAAGAGTATTAACCCTTTTAATAAACTGTGGTTTTGAGTTCAAAAAGTTAATGCCTCGGATTTTGTAGTCTTAGTGAGAAACTTTTCGGCAGATTAAATGAACAGGATATATGTTTGAATGTTTCTGCTAATGGATTGTCAAAAAAGCTTTAGTGGCTTAGGTGTATAGGTAACATTCACCAAGAGTGCATTAACCAGAAACCAAAAGAACAGTGTCAATGGATTGAGCCAAGATAGTCTAAAAGAAACTGATATTAGTTAATTGGAAAACAATCATGCCTGACAATTCGAAACCAACAGAGATCAGGAAGTTTTGGGTCACACTGCCAAACTAAGCCACaatgatattaaactaatttgcTGCACTTATTTACTGTAGTTGACAATTTCTGCTTGATATTTAAATTATCCTTTATTCAAGTTAATTAATTTCTTTGGAAAACCAGCatttcaaatgataatgatgcaCTTACACTAATAGTGTAAAAGGTGCACCATGTGTAAAACCTTTAATCAACATTTCTGAAGAAGAACCAACAGAAATAAGCtgaatttattattttgataAACATAGACATTATAGTACAATTCTTTGCCTGTAGGTGACTTTTCAATCCATTGaatctaatttttcattttacaatattgttgatttttaaatttaattatggtATTGTGATATTGTTAATTATTCAAAAATTTCatatataaactaaaaatattatagAAATTCTGTTTTTAAGAGAAATCATGACTTGATATAATCATTTTGTTAGCTTTCTAAATAAAGTGTTAAAGTAAAAGTATATTTAGTAAGATATTCCCAGCAGGTGTTGGCCCAGATTTCGTTATCTAGTTTATTATGGATATGTATATCTTTCAATCCACATATTGTCATTTCTGTACCTAGGGTGCAGGGCGCTATAGCCTAACTCAACAGCATTAGGCCCAGGAAAGGAGCTAGCCTTTGGTGCCAGCTTAATTAGAGTGACTAGACATTCTCTTTTTCCCAGACATATCCTGTTTTTTGGGACCTAAAAATGCATCAGGCCCTGAATTCCAAATAGCTTAAAATGCCTGGGATTTGAAGATGCTTTCATGTTGCCATTTACTTTCTATACTGAATGTACGTCCTGTGTGTACTTGCATTGCTTTGAACATACTCTGTAGGTCCCACCTTTGCATATGGCATACTTGCACAATTGCACGGTTATGCCCCACATACATCCAATGGTCAAACTGACTATAAAAGAGCTGCATGCAtcaatccatttactgaaccttgGATGACTTGTAGATGTTTAAAACTTGCATGCACCATAACTTAGTAATGCAAATAGTGTGTAGTAGTCGTTGATAGAAGAAAATGGAGGAATCTCTACACAGCAATGAGCAGTGCTGGTCAAAGCCCATGTACGGCCTTAAGCAAGGTTTGCCccttgaaccccccccccccccccccccaaatggaTGTAAAAACACAGATGCCTTTGTTTAATACAATTGACCAAGGTAATGGTAACATAAACTTATGCACAGTCAACACAAAGAAACAATTATATTAGCGATAATCTTAAACAGGTGATTTGAGGaaaatgcacaattaaaaatatatgaatgtaaaaataaataaaagaacacaatTATTTCTGGAACTGCTGTATGTACATTATATCACTTAAAAATGGCACTATTCTGTTTTCACAACTGACATTTAAAATGCAAGGACTGAAATTACAATGAGAACTTTTCTATTTACAATTTTAATTCCTTGATTTACTAGCTGTAAAGAACTCTTTGACATTGTCATATGACAAATGACCAGCAACCTCATGTTTGATACTCATTACAGCCTGCTTTGGAAGTTGGATTAATTAGATAATTATTATGACACTAAGGTAACTTCAGGCGGAGTGTCTGGTCATTTCTTTAAAACCTTTCAGACCGCTACAACACTTTGTGATATCTATGTCCAGATAATACTTTTATGAAGCAGACCTATGAGTGAGGGAGGCCCCGTACTTGAACCATTCTTCCAATATCTGCAGCCCAGggcctccaccctggagctccaagtaggtagagttgactccaatgggcacCAGTAgactagctgcagacctccaatGCACTGCccagttacactatggttaataTTAGAATTGTAGGAGGCTTATGTGACTCAAAAAATGATGATTGTCTATGAAGTAATTCCAGGTATGTGGAACTCCAAGGTGGAGGCTCTGGGCTGCATTGATATAGGAGAAccacaaaaaaaatattgtgtaagGTCAAAGCTTATGAGTTGCCTAAATCTGAATTGGCACAACACTAGAACAGCAAGTACAATGTAATTATGTAATAAGTATAGGATTGGTTTCTGTGCACATCTTTTTAACTCAAACATGGCTAACTGCCTTACACAGGAGATCAGTGAATGGCAGCTCTACAAGTTGCCCAGTTTTGTTACAGCTCAGTCAGAAGTGGCATCAGAGTTTACCTTTTATGCAATATCATCACCTTTGTATGATTTACTATCACTAGAACTATAACATATTATGCTGTCAGTattataacacaaaaaaaatcacttttttatgTTCTGATTGTTCGTTTCACCTTCACTGCTTCCGGAAATGCTCTTCAGCAGCCTTCCTCTACCACTACTGTACATGcagtgacgtgtgagtccctgtcttgcaccccaaaacatgaggctgaggctcagtattttagcaaaactagcattattcagcttgaaacaggaaaagcgctgttatttattgtagcaggatctaccactctcctatacaaagACActgcaatcaggcagggtcatggccaagtaatactgttcccagcatttataatgttccttgcatcactatCGACGACAAGAACTTATAGCGCGAACGTGATCAAATTAGATTTGCTTTTGCTGTGAGCCACTGCAGTGTTGGGAGTCTGCGGTTTCCCCAGAAATGGAGACAGACACAGCGATTGCATTTCGGGacgtgtgtcgtcccattggggggagtcaTAGAAGAGTTTATAAACCTTACAATGCATTTCACTGTCCGAGACGAAGCGTAATTGGCTTGTTAGTTTGGTGCCCAACAGAGGATGGCGTCCTAGACAGCTGCCTATGTCACCTAATGGGTTGACTGGTGCTGGCTATGAGGACAGAGTAGACCTGCGCTATGATTAAACACCAAATCATAAGTAGAAAACATTCCCATAATGAATGTGCTAGCATATAGaccagtttaaaataaataactgtgttTCTGCAGTAAATATATAATCTCTGCCAGAGGGGGGTCAGCCAATACATTACACCAGGGCTCAGGATCCAAAGGGGGCCTGAGTCTCCATAATAATTTTTTATCattcatttcattattatttgcaCATATTTTTTATGAACTATTAACATTGGGGAATTATAAGAAAGTAAGAAAGCATTTCTGAACTGAAAATGTAATATCTTGCCCTGATAAATGTATGGTAACTAACAATggcttttaaaatattagaaacacTATGAGGAAAATTAAGCTCAAAGACTAATCCTAACTGTGATCTTAATTCTCTGTGAAAAACTGTAACTTCAGAtgatgatatttttttaatttattatagttACACCAAACTGAAAAGCCTAGTGGATAAAAAGGCTTTACAGTATGTATGGGATATGGGAGATAATGTTTATTTGCTTCATTGGGTTTCAAAGTGCATCATTAAATCTGACCATTTTTTGCAATCAATGAGGACTTCTCCTGTGTTATGATGTATGTAACTGTCTTAGCACCAGAGGTTAataatttttctgtttaataaataaataaataagactctTTTTGTTCTGTTGTTGCTATTGTGAAAGAGAAGCAGCAAGCATGCCAGTATTTTCAAAGCTTAATAAGAAGTTGAACTTGATcaaattttgtttagaaaaagtaATAAAGATTCATCACTTGTGAGGCACGTTTTCAATGTTGAttacaaaactgttaaaaaaatatggTCACCCTAGCATAACGCTGGACACattcaaacacacactcacaaaatGTCAAGTTAGGCTTGATGATATGAAAAATAAAGTCAGTGGAGTTTATTACATCCAGGACTTAGACGGTGTGCAACCCAACAGTGGGCATCCATTAACATCTCAAGGCCATAAATAAAATCTCTAGAAATGTCTGACGTTCCACTGTGATTTCTCTTTCACAAATGAGCATAAGAAATTTAAACAACGGAATATAAGCAACTTTTCCTAACAGATGGATGGAGGGAAACGTATGGTGCTTCAGCAGCTCCTTATATCTATCCCTTGCCAAGAGTTTAATGCCATGAGTTTCTCCAGGTTTGGTGGCTTATAGTTTTAATGCTTGGCAGTATACAGTAGTTAACTGGCATTTGGCTGGCGGAGGCATGGACGCTCGTCTCCGACAATACCAGCTTCAAGTTTCGTAAAATGCCTTTCGGCAGTCCCCCCCTCCCAAATTACAGAAATATCAAATTTTTGTTTCCATAGACAAACTGATAGACTGATACACTCCAAACAGGTGGCAGAAACAGTATAGTTTATCTGTCTAGTGCCAGACCATAAAAAGCTTACTAGAAAGTCCAGAGCAATATAGTAAAACATTAAACATGAAAAGATATCAGTTTTAAACGACTGAGCACCAAGGAATGCTATAAAAAATAGCTgcaaatagaaatattacaaaatgaacaaaataatgtCGTAAcacgtttttattttcattgcagcATTCAATTATTCCCCTCTGCGACAGCAGAAGCTTGGAAATTCGAAAACAGGCTCGCTTTACTGCATAACAATGCGCTGTACGGCACAAGGCCACTTTCTTTACGACAGTAGGGAGCATGGCGAAAAAGAAGCATGAGGGTAAACAGCAAAATGAGAAACAGTCAGCTAATGAATGTGCTTCGGAACAGACAGCTTCTGAAGGAGTTACTTCTGAAGTAAAAGAACATGCACCCTTGACTTGTCTTATTCCTTCGTTTACTGAAGCTTGTAATTTCATCGACAAACCTTACTCCTGTTTAGTGGTGGACACTCACAGAAGGCATATTGTGTTGTCTCCTATTtacattaagaagaagaagacaggcaTTCAGGAGCAACTCAGTGCGGAACTGCTGAAATATTCTGAAAGGTAGGCTTGTCGCCGAACGTGTTTTCCAGTTTCCCCTTCTAATCTTAGCATTTCCTGTGAGTTATCTCAGTTCTAACCTGAAGTAAACTTAAGAAAACTTTCAACAATCGTATTCCGAAAATGCTTTAGTAATGCAGTCCCACATTCTTCTTTTTCCTAGACGTATTATGTATATAGTatgtatttaatgtttgtttgCCGTTCAGAAAGATAAAGTGAGCATTTTCAAGTAATTTGATTTTCTGACAACTTAAAACGCAAACAAGTATACTGTTTTAACTAGTTTTGTTTAGTACCTAATGATTTAGTATGGATCatttgcatttgtgtgtgtgtggtgtgttaacagttgtctttttaaagtttaaaaggtGTACCTGTTGCATATGATAACATACGAATACTGGGAGATTTGGGGGATATCCACGATGATCAAGGCTACATTCACATCAATATAGAAGCAGACTTTGTAATCTTCAGACCTGGCAAAGGACGGAAACTAGTGGTATGTATCGGGCCTGTTTTACGTGCTTACTTATGCCAAAATGAGCGAAAAGAAAACCTTCTGCAATAATCAGTCAAACGGTTTCACATTTATACTCTTTGAGAAGGTTATTCTAAGGATTATTGTACTGATAATGGATACGGTCGGTTTTTGCTCTCAGAACAGAGTAAATTCTTTATGAAGTGGATTCCACGAGGTGatagaaacatttctttgagattctTGTCCTTTTTGATATGATTGCATCACGCAGTTTCCGTAGATTTGTCAACTGCACATTCATACTGTGAATCGCCCGTTCTACAGCAGTCCAAAAGTtttctactggattcagatctggagacaGGGAAGGTCACTGAAGGATACTGAACTAATTATAATTATCATGTATCTGAAACCAGCATGCTGCCATTAGAAGAtgtgtggccatgaagggatactCGTAGTCGGCAACAATTTTTTCAAATAGGCTGTGCCATTCAAGTGCTAATTGATATTAATAGGCCCaacgtgtgccaagaaaacattccccacatcaCTACACCACCATCACCAGTCTAGACTGTTGACACATGGATTAATGTTGTTGGTACCAAATTCTAATCCTGTCATCTgtgcagaaattgagattcatcagacgcGGTTATGTTCTTCAGCCtttcagttttggtgagcctgtgacCACAGCAGCCTCAAttttctgttcttagctgaccAGAGTAGAATCCAATGTGATAttttgctgttgtagcccattacCTTCGGAGATGCTTTTTTgcccaccacagttgtacagaatgGTTATCTGAATTACTGTAGCCTTTCTATCAGCTGAGAACAGTCCAGCCGTTAGGCATTTCAGGTgtgcctatttatttattattttttggcatTGCACAACTGCCACATGATATGCCAGtagatgcaattatctaatcagccttCCTAATATTTTGTTCAGGGAGTGTTATGTGCATGTATAGAGCAACATTTAACTTTCCATCCATACttttatttaatcagtttatttgtgttatctgtattatgatgatgatgatgatgattattattattaggtctaGTATATAGTGATAATGTTTTTGAAGAAGGGAGTACTGGCAGAAGCATTTGACACTTCCTAGAGTTATATCTACTGACTTGTGAATAGGTTTTATTTGTATAGACAGGCATTTCTTTGTAAATGAAATATGTTAATTACTTTAACACTTGTAAACAGTTATCAGAGTTATCTTAATGTGTTTATAGaaattgtggtttttttttttttttttacttaaaaatatatattttttatatttgtacagTCAAATAGTAATTCATTCCCTAATCATGAAACTTTCTGTACCTGGGATTCACACAAGATAAGCATTCTAGATTGCAGTCCTTAATTAATAACTGGTAGTTTTTATCTAAATGAATTGTACAGTAGGAGGAAAGAAACACTGTGATTGAAATATACCCCAGGGGAAACTGCTCCCCCTTATAAGATCTTACTCTAACACATTGTATGGATTTTATTGGTAAATCGGGCCATTTTTATATCTtagtgatattttttgttttgacttgaaatgcttttaaaatgtcagtttacTGTTTTATCAGAAAGGTGTTAACAAAGCATAAACAAGTACTCAGTCTGCTCCTTTCCCCATTATATGTTTTCTTTTAGTAGtcctttttcataattttgtgagTCTTTAAGGTGGGAAAATAAAGATTGGTGAAATGCAGCCACTTCCTGATTACATTTCGGTGAAATcatgtattgtaaatatttgaaaatgcaaaataaatcttGAGGGAATCTTGAGCTACTGAAATTATGGCAGAAACTATATATAGTGAATCAATGGGAATGCCATGGAAAGGATGCTGTAATAATTAAAATTGATTGCATTTCTTTGAGGAACTTGGAGAAGCTTAAATTGATTAAAGTGTATGTTATTGTAAAAgcaaaagttataaaaaatgtttttggcaaTTGCTATGGATTTTGTTTCAATTAACCTGATTTCAAATAATTAATACTTCCACTTttaaatctgtttcttttttttccaaccaTAGAGCAGTCCAAAGAAAATGAGTGATacgatattaataataaaatatatggttCATTTCATCCCCTGTAAATCcataaatataatgattaaaCAATTAGGCCATCCCTCCATTTTTTaatctacttaatccagtttaagatTTTGGTTTGGAACCTTCCAGAAATAACCTTAGGTAAGGTGTCATGCACACTTATGCATCCACATATACACAAACTCTCGCCAGACTAATTTAAAATTGGCAGTTAatattatgtttgtgtgtgtgtgtttctattCTCATTGTAGCAGTACAATTTCAGAGCCTGTAACCCAAAAATGGCCTTTTATCTTTTACATAAACAAGCCATAGGTGTATGTAAAGGCCCAACACACACAACATTAAACATAGATGTAATAAGTTATTGTTAATCAAGTTGAGATAAGATGCTTTGGACAATTTAGCTTAGCTTTGATTATTATTTCTagttttgtactgtgtttatgcAAATATACCAGGTAAATATtgttatatgtaatttaaaatgttttttttttttttctccttaatagGGAATAGTAAACAAAGTAAGCCCAACACACATAGGATGTCTCGTGCATGGATGTTTCAACGCATCTATACCAAAGCCTTGGCAAATGTCTGCAGTTACTTGGCAAGAATTTGGATGGAAACTGGGGGATAGCTTGGAGTTTGAAGTCCTGCAGTTAGATGCTGATGCTGTGGGAGTTGTTCTTATTAGAGGAAGGCTATATATAAACGGGTACGTAAAGTTATTTCCAGTCTATCAgtctgcaaaattaatttaacttaTTGGTATGTAAAACTTAAATAGTATTTCCCTAACTTAATCAATGCCCTTTTATCACATAGTCTGACATAAAATATCTAAAATGCTAAATTGTAAACCATCtagaataaataaacacatgcaaCAACACCTGTTATAGTCGCACCCATCCCATGGCATATGTTTAGTTTAACACCACATTTTAACAAAGCGATTGCCTTTATGAGATTAGCAGggagcaaatactttttttttcttcttcttaaagcaTTAGCCACTTTCAGTCAGTGCCTACCTTCCAAATATCTAACATAACTGGTCCAAGTTTCTCTGAAGGCAGTGTTAGTGGTGTTGTTCATTTACTTTTgttgagttatttatttaataatgattgCACATGGCTGGCACTTGCCTACTTCTTCCTCCACTTGTTTTATCACCTCTTGTTTGGGGTCATGCCTTCTGCATGGTTCGTGTGTAAGCGCTGTTAAGTTGTGCACACAGCTGATCTGAAGTACTTGCTATTAATGCTTAAAGGTTACAGATGGCGACTGtcatatttttgtgatatttctgATTAAAACTACTTGATACCCTCTTCATGATAATTTTTTGCTCAGTACCTCTGAAGATATTTTGGTTCTTGGTTCTTCATCATCcttgtcttttcctttttctttaccTAGTGTTTCTGTTTTAATCTGTTCTGATTTATTAATTGTGTTCATTGTTTATGTGGGTACGGAAAATTATCTTTATTGAAAGTTTTTTCTTAGATACTGCATTTTCCTGGAAAATACTGATTTTTATATCATATATTACAAAGATTTAAAATTTGTTAGTATTCTATATTGAAGGTGATTACAATCGAAAAggatgtttttttctaaatttggcaaaaatggatacaatattttgtaataaatatcttcaattatttttagtactagggtgttgtaccgtgttagtcattatgaatgtagagaaaagccaagcaaaatgacaccttttattggctaactaaaaagattacaatatgcaagctttcgaggcaactcaggccccttcttcaggcaagatgtaacatcttgattacatcttgcctgaagaaggggcctgagttgcctcgaaagcttgcatattgtaatctttttagttagccaataaaaggtgtcattttgcttggcttttctctacattcaattattgtgcaatttaaaaaaaaaaaaaaaaaaaaaaatttaata includes:
- the polr1f gene encoding DNA-directed RNA polymerase I subunit RPA43 isoform X2; the protein is MAKKKHEGKQQNEKQSANECASEQTASEGVTSEVKEHAPLTCLIPSFTEACNFIDKPYSCLVVDTHRRHIVLSPIYIKKKKTGIQEQLSAELLKYSESLKGVPVAYDNIRILGDLGDIHDDQGYIHINIEADFVIFRPGKGRKLVGIVNKVSPTHIGCLVHGCFNASIPKPWQMSAVTWQEFGWKLGDSLEFEVLQLDADAVGVVLIRGRLYINGTCEESASQVVEDHEASKHQDSVDNTPNKKKKKKRQKAEKEEETEDLTHTDDFVCETTGQEEECDLSQNDTSEYVHHKKKKKKRKHEVELNIISEITGSDSSGYQSDKKSSKNKRKLSEGDAEVFFMAPCPKKKRRE
- the polr1f gene encoding DNA-directed RNA polymerase I subunit RPA43 isoform X1; the protein is MAKKKHEGKQQNEKQSANECASEQTASEGVTSEVKEHAPLTCLIPSFTEACNFIDKPYSCLVVDTHRRHIVLSPIYIKKKKTGIQEQLSAELLKYSESLKGVPVAYDNIRILGDLGDIHDDQGYIHINIEADFVIFRPGKGRKLVGIVNKVSPTHIGCLVHGCFNASIPKPWQMSAVTWQEFGWKLGDSLEFEVLQLDADAVGVVLIRGRLYINGSTCEESASQVVEDHEASKHQDSVDNTPNKKKKKKRQKAEKEEETEDLTHTDDFVCETTGQEEECDLSQNDTSEYVHHKKKKKKRKHEVELNIISEITGSDSSGYQSDKKSSKNKRKLSEGDAEVFFMAPCPKKKRRE